A single window of Actinoallomurus bryophytorum DNA harbors:
- a CDS encoding GAF and ANTAR domain-containing protein, with translation MDRIWELVTRYVAGGTLSAGSVCAACVPALGLDGAALWLAKDVSRRLLIHATDKVSGVLHEAQFTLGEGPCVQAWTERVMVLTPDLAADDAAVRWPMFVPEALLAGAGAVFAFPLQVGAIRVGVLDLYRKRPGPLTPAQLADALAFASAALTLVLRQARSDTDQTSNLEQTLPPEGLSGGQVEVYQATGMIAGQLNAGLEEALLRLRAYAFAHGMSITETARLVVDRQLRFDGEDDD, from the coding sequence ATGGACAGGATCTGGGAGCTGGTCACCAGATATGTCGCCGGGGGGACCTTGTCGGCGGGGAGCGTGTGCGCTGCCTGCGTACCGGCGTTGGGGCTGGATGGGGCCGCGTTGTGGTTGGCAAAGGATGTGAGTCGGCGTCTGTTGATCCATGCGACGGACAAGGTTTCGGGCGTTCTGCATGAGGCCCAGTTCACGTTGGGTGAGGGACCGTGCGTGCAGGCGTGGACGGAGCGGGTGATGGTGTTGACTCCCGACCTGGCCGCAGATGACGCCGCGGTCCGCTGGCCGATGTTCGTACCGGAGGCACTCCTGGCCGGAGCTGGAGCGGTTTTCGCATTTCCACTGCAGGTCGGGGCGATCCGGGTCGGTGTCTTGGATCTGTACCGAAAGCGGCCGGGGCCGTTGACGCCGGCGCAGCTCGCCGACGCGCTGGCCTTCGCCTCCGCCGCGCTCACACTCGTGCTGCGCCAGGCGCGTTCCGACACTGATCAGACGTCGAACCTCGAGCAGACGTTGCCCCCCGAAGGGCTGTCCGGAGGACAGGTGGAGGTCTATCAGGCCACCGGAATGATCGCCGGCCAGCTCAACGCCGGACTGGAGGAGGCACTGCTGCGGCTGCGCGCCTATGCCTTCGCCCACGGAATGAGCATCACCGAGACCGCTCGGCTGGTCGTCGACCGTCAGCTGCGGTTCGACGGCGAAGACGATGACTGA
- a CDS encoding LysR family transcriptional regulator — protein MELRQLRYFVTLAEELHFGRAAAREHIVQSGLSQQVQRLERELGVQLFERSTHHVALTAAGSVFLVEARQIIAQVDRAARVARSAVGSSPRLRVGIIDAGCESMPQILQEVQADYPDMVINQVEVSVPEQYAQLLDGRLDVGIGRAALAPPGVASHLFRQDPLGVLVPDGHRFASLDGVPVATLAQEPLLFSEDAQAPEFNQFVVEMCRAAGFTPAVYEGTVESIRAAAALVAAGRCLYCVPASCVSALPGTIWRPLIEPVTHYPWSILWRAGDTTDHVNALITCAREMSQRLDWLTIPDRTTR, from the coding sequence ATGGAGCTTCGCCAGCTCCGTTATTTCGTTACGCTGGCCGAGGAACTGCATTTCGGCCGGGCGGCCGCACGCGAGCACATCGTGCAGTCGGGGTTGAGTCAGCAGGTGCAGCGGCTGGAGCGCGAGCTGGGGGTCCAGCTGTTCGAGCGCAGCACTCACCATGTCGCACTGACCGCGGCGGGATCGGTGTTCCTGGTCGAGGCCCGGCAGATCATCGCCCAGGTGGACCGGGCGGCGAGAGTCGCTCGTAGCGCGGTCGGATCTTCACCCAGGTTGCGGGTCGGCATCATCGACGCCGGCTGCGAATCGATGCCGCAGATCCTGCAGGAGGTCCAGGCCGATTACCCGGACATGGTGATAAACCAGGTTGAGGTCAGCGTGCCCGAGCAGTACGCCCAGCTCCTCGACGGCCGCCTGGACGTCGGGATCGGCCGTGCGGCGCTCGCGCCGCCCGGGGTGGCCTCGCACCTGTTCCGCCAGGACCCGCTGGGAGTACTGGTGCCCGACGGCCATCGCTTCGCGTCCCTGGACGGTGTACCGGTCGCGACGCTCGCGCAGGAGCCGCTGCTGTTCTCCGAGGACGCCCAGGCGCCGGAGTTCAACCAGTTCGTGGTTGAGATGTGCCGGGCGGCCGGGTTCACCCCCGCCGTCTACGAGGGCACCGTGGAGAGCATCCGCGCCGCCGCCGCACTTGTCGCCGCAGGACGTTGCCTGTACTGCGTGCCCGCCTCCTGCGTCTCCGCCCTTCCAGGAACCATCTGGCGGCCGCTGATCGAACCGGTAACCCACTACCCGTGGTCGATCCTGTGGCGGGCAGGGGACACCACAGACCACGTGAACGCCTTGATCACCTGTGCGCGAGAGATGTCACAGCGACTGGACTGGCTGACGATCCCGGACCGAACGACCCGCTGA
- a CDS encoding molybdopterin-dependent oxidoreductase — translation MSTDETDTREEYGFPAKLWRTVERRRPPGLGRTKAWRSPLRGPWLTSVFGLVLLVLLPVMIITGLLSYAAYAPRFGQAFPAHVGWLRLPFFDWPTRPVWLYRLNQGLHVTLGLILVPVVLAKLWSVVPKLFAWPPARSLAQVVERLSLLLLVGGVLFEIATGVLNIQYDYVFGFSFYTAHFYGAWVFLAAFAVHAGIKLPHLVRALRSRPFREELRTSRAGTRPEPLDEQGLVAADPAPPTLSRRGLLTLVGGGSALIAVLSVGETLGGAARRVALLAPRGGYRETAADFPVNRTAASAAIRPADTGAGWRLVLMAGARTIQLDRDRLLAMPQHTARLPIACVEGWSTVQTWSGVRLRDLAALAGVPRPASAHVRSLERGGAFSQATLQSNQVTDPDALLALRVNGADLPPDHGFPARVIVPALPGVHNTKWVRSIDFRSA, via the coding sequence ATGTCCACTGATGAGACCGATACGCGTGAGGAGTACGGCTTTCCCGCGAAGCTGTGGCGGACCGTGGAGCGACGCCGTCCGCCCGGACTGGGCCGGACGAAGGCGTGGCGGAGCCCGCTGCGCGGACCGTGGCTGACCTCGGTCTTCGGTCTCGTTCTGCTGGTCCTGTTGCCCGTGATGATCATTACCGGGTTGTTGTCGTACGCCGCGTACGCGCCGAGGTTCGGCCAGGCCTTCCCGGCCCACGTCGGCTGGCTGCGGCTGCCGTTCTTCGACTGGCCGACCCGGCCGGTCTGGCTGTACCGCCTCAACCAGGGGCTGCACGTCACCCTGGGACTGATCCTGGTGCCGGTCGTCTTGGCCAAGCTGTGGTCGGTGGTGCCGAAGCTGTTCGCCTGGCCGCCGGCGCGTTCACTCGCCCAGGTCGTCGAGCGGCTGTCGTTGCTGCTGCTGGTCGGCGGCGTCCTGTTCGAGATCGCGACCGGTGTGCTCAACATCCAGTACGACTACGTGTTCGGGTTCAGCTTCTACACCGCGCACTTCTACGGAGCGTGGGTGTTCCTCGCCGCGTTCGCCGTGCACGCGGGGATCAAACTGCCGCATCTGGTCCGGGCGTTGCGGTCCCGTCCGTTCCGCGAGGAGCTCCGTACGTCCCGCGCCGGCACCCGTCCCGAACCCCTCGACGAGCAGGGCCTGGTCGCCGCCGACCCCGCCCCGCCGACGCTCAGCCGGCGCGGTCTCCTCACTCTTGTGGGCGGTGGCAGCGCACTGATCGCGGTCCTGAGCGTGGGCGAGACGCTCGGCGGAGCCGCCCGCCGGGTGGCGCTGCTGGCCCCGCGCGGCGGCTACCGCGAGACGGCCGCCGACTTTCCGGTCAACCGCACCGCCGCCTCGGCGGCGATCAGGCCCGCCGACACCGGCGCGGGCTGGCGGCTGGTACTGATGGCCGGCGCCCGGACGATCCAGCTCGACCGCGACCGGCTGCTGGCCATGCCACAGCACACCGCCCGGCTGCCCATCGCCTGCGTCGAGGGCTGGTCGACCGTACAGACCTGGAGCGGGGTACGGCTGCGCGACCTCGCCGCCCTCGCCGGAGTGCCGCGCCCGGCATCGGCGCATGTGCGCTCGCTGGAGCGCGGCGGAGCCTTCAGCCAGGCGACCCTGCAGTCCAACCAGGTGACCGACCCGGACGCGCTGCTCGCGTTGCGGGTCAACGGCGCCGACCTGCCGCCCGACCACGGCTTTCCCGCGCGCGTCATCGTGCCCGCGCTGCCGGGCGTGCACAACACCAAGTGGGTACGCTCCATCGACTTCCGGAGCGCCTGA
- a CDS encoding TIGR04282 family arsenosugar biosynthesis glycosyltransferase: MILLVMAKAPVPGRVKTRLCPPATPEQAAAIAAAALLDTLDAVGAFPGGRTVLALAGDPADVRCGSELTSVLRKVRIIRQRGSCLGERIAAAHLDASAMLPGLPILQVGMDTPQIDRGLLETCRRRLHAPGVDAVLGPADDGGWWALGLRDPKAASAIAGVETSLPDTGARTEQALRRRGLRLALLPALSDVDTVEDAVRVAAAAPMTRFAAEVGKLL; encoded by the coding sequence ATGATCCTGCTGGTCATGGCCAAGGCGCCCGTACCGGGCCGGGTCAAGACCCGGTTGTGCCCGCCGGCGACGCCCGAACAGGCCGCCGCCATCGCGGCGGCCGCGTTGCTCGACACCCTGGACGCGGTGGGTGCGTTTCCCGGGGGCCGGACGGTGCTCGCGCTGGCCGGCGATCCGGCCGATGTCCGGTGTGGCAGTGAGCTCACCTCGGTCCTGCGGAAGGTGCGGATTATCCGCCAGCGTGGCTCCTGCCTGGGCGAGCGCATCGCAGCGGCGCATCTGGACGCGTCGGCGATGCTGCCGGGCCTGCCCATCCTGCAGGTCGGCATGGACACTCCGCAGATCGATCGCGGGCTGCTGGAGACCTGCCGGCGCAGGCTGCACGCGCCGGGCGTGGACGCGGTGTTAGGGCCGGCCGATGACGGCGGCTGGTGGGCGCTCGGGCTCCGTGATCCGAAAGCCGCTTCCGCGATCGCAGGCGTCGAGACGTCACTGCCTGACACCGGTGCTCGTACCGAGCAGGCGCTGCGCCGGCGTGGCCTTCGTCTGGCCCTACTGCCGGCCCTGTCCGACGTGGACACCGTCGAGGATGCAGTGCGCGTGGCGGCTGCCGCACCCATGACCCGGTTCGCCGCCGAAGTGGGAAAACTACTGTGA
- a CDS encoding glycosyltransferase family 2 protein, whose translation MSMRIDVVPPCLSKADALLAVVSALPSGFDALVVDNGSTDGTDRILADRSGQLLYARAGNAVLAALLRYRGAPVHDVAPIRVADRGRLLDLNITDRAFGYPLELLLRAVQAGWRIHEIDVPYRARAGGKSKVSASVRGTLRAARDMTKVACR comes from the coding sequence ATGAGCATGCGCATCGATGTCGTACCACCGTGTCTGAGCAAGGCCGATGCGCTGCTCGCGGTGGTCTCAGCGCTGCCCTCCGGTTTCGACGCTCTGGTCGTCGACAACGGTTCCACCGACGGCACTGACCGGATCCTGGCCGACCGGTCCGGCCAGCTCTTATACGCTCGTGCCGGTAACGCCGTACTCGCGGCGCTTCTGCGTTACCGCGGCGCCCCCGTACATGATGTCGCGCCCATCCGGGTGGCCGACCGCGGGCGGCTCCTCGACCTGAACATCACCGATCGGGCGTTCGGCTACCCGCTGGAGTTGCTGCTGCGCGCCGTCCAGGCGGGCTGGCGAATTCATGAGATCGACGTGCCGTATCGGGCCAGGGCCGGCGGAAAGTCGAAGGTCTCCGCCTCGGTCCGCGGAACCCTTCGAGCCGCTCGCGACATGACGAAGGTCGCGTGCCGGTGA
- a CDS encoding anti-sigma factor: protein MTDDELHTLTGAYALNALDEREAEEFARHLVDCEACIREVRELQAIAALLARAVAETPPPELRQRVMAAIGEVRQLPPQIPPQATVVSLRRWRSRGLPYLAAAACLVLAVVAGGFAVQARHQADQQRSAAAQAQQQAARLTTLMSASDATLRGGAVHGGGSATLVASRQLNQAALVYQGLPALAGGKVYELWYSVSGSMVPAGLLASGRPDGTTLFKGGPQGAAAVGVTIEPAGGSPKPTTDPILLLPVST, encoded by the coding sequence GTGACCGATGACGAGCTGCACACTTTGACCGGCGCGTACGCGCTGAACGCACTCGATGAGCGGGAGGCCGAGGAGTTCGCCCGGCACCTGGTCGATTGTGAGGCCTGCATCCGTGAGGTCCGCGAGCTGCAGGCGATCGCGGCCTTGCTCGCCCGAGCGGTGGCCGAGACCCCGCCCCCCGAGCTGCGCCAGCGCGTGATGGCCGCCATCGGCGAGGTACGCCAGCTGCCGCCGCAGATCCCACCGCAGGCCACGGTGGTGTCACTGCGGCGATGGCGGTCGCGCGGGCTGCCGTACCTGGCAGCGGCCGCATGCCTGGTACTCGCGGTCGTCGCGGGCGGCTTCGCTGTCCAGGCTCGGCACCAGGCCGACCAGCAGCGCTCGGCCGCCGCGCAGGCACAACAGCAGGCGGCTCGGCTGACCACGTTGATGTCTGCCTCCGACGCCACGCTGCGCGGCGGTGCGGTCCACGGCGGCGGCAGCGCCACCCTCGTCGCGTCGCGGCAGCTGAACCAGGCGGCTTTGGTCTATCAAGGGCTTCCCGCGCTGGCCGGCGGCAAGGTGTACGAACTGTGGTACAGCGTGAGCGGATCAATGGTCCCGGCCGGCCTGCTCGCCTCGGGGCGGCCCGACGGCACCACCCTGTTCAAGGGCGGTCCGCAAGGTGCTGCCGCCGTCGGCGTCACCATCGAGCCGGCCGGCGGCTCCCCGAAACCCACCACCGATCCGATCCTCCTGCTCCCCGTGAGCACCTGA
- the sigK gene encoding ECF RNA polymerase sigma factor SigK, with translation MRVVTSGEQSSAPGPEALESLLERVAHGDQAAFESVYHAVAGSVLGLVRRVLRDPAQSEEVAQEVLIEVWRSASRFDPAKASAMAWILTLAHRRAVDRVRSAQASANRDYRAALREHTPAFDEVSEEVEHRQEREQVRRCLESLTEIQRDAVTVAYYRGHTYRETADLLGVALGTIKTRIRDGLIRLRDCLGVTA, from the coding sequence ATGCGTGTGGTGACCAGCGGCGAACAGTCCTCGGCGCCCGGCCCCGAAGCCTTGGAGTCTTTGCTGGAGCGGGTCGCCCACGGTGACCAGGCTGCGTTCGAGTCCGTTTACCACGCGGTCGCCGGTTCCGTCTTGGGCCTGGTCCGCCGGGTGCTGCGGGATCCCGCCCAATCTGAGGAGGTGGCTCAGGAAGTGTTGATCGAGGTCTGGCGGAGCGCCTCGCGCTTCGACCCGGCCAAGGCCAGTGCCATGGCCTGGATCCTCACCCTCGCGCACCGCCGCGCGGTGGACCGGGTGCGCTCCGCGCAGGCGTCCGCCAACCGCGATTACCGCGCCGCGCTGCGTGAACACACCCCGGCCTTCGACGAGGTCAGCGAAGAGGTCGAGCACCGCCAAGAGCGTGAGCAGGTACGCCGCTGCCTGGAGTCGCTGACGGAGATTCAGCGGGACGCGGTGACCGTTGCCTACTATCGGGGGCACACCTACCGGGAGACCGCTGATCTGCTCGGTGTCGCCCTGGGGACCATTAAGACTCGGATTCGTGACGGTTTGATCCGCTTGCGTGACTGCCTGGGGGTGACCGCGTGA
- a CDS encoding High-affinity nickel-transporter, with amino-acid sequence MRRLITVALLLAGALAAVATGAPAPAGAMPAHPLGNFTVNHYDGLTLFPDHIADTAVVDAAEIPTLQDQSAVDTGHDGSVDAAEMTAYARGQCAGLVRAVRTTLAGRPLGWSVTSASYAYVPGAAGLRTSRLTCELTARADLGRPGEVGFANGFRADRIGWHEITATGRGVRLDHSPVPQRSVSDELRRYPGDLLTSPLNVRSATLHAAPGEGSSVRSLPGLPSAGIISRALNRLTAYFNSLVGARHLTVPVGLLALLLAVVLGASHAAMPGHGKTVMAAYIAGRSGRIRDAVTVGMTVTVTHTGGVLLLGFLLSVSASLAGESLLSWLGVVSGLLVMAIGLGLLRSAWRARRVPTAFEDHTTDPERVEHLVAAGHLPAPSAAPQPHDHAHGHGHGHGHGHGHGHGHGHGHGHGHTASRSDRGRLIGLGVSGGLVPSPSALVVLLGAIALGRTVFGVALIIGYGIGMAATLTAAGLLLLRLRGLLDRLPAGHRASRLTRYTPMLTAVLVTVVGAGLALRAITGSV; translated from the coding sequence ATGAGGCGGCTCATCACCGTGGCCCTGCTCCTGGCGGGCGCCCTGGCCGCCGTCGCCACAGGTGCCCCGGCACCGGCCGGGGCCATGCCCGCCCACCCGCTCGGCAACTTCACCGTCAACCACTACGACGGGCTCACCCTCTTCCCCGATCACATCGCCGACACCGCCGTGGTGGACGCGGCCGAGATCCCCACACTCCAGGACCAGAGCGCGGTGGACACCGGCCACGACGGCTCGGTCGACGCCGCGGAGATGACCGCGTACGCGCGTGGCCAGTGCGCCGGGCTCGTCCGCGCGGTCCGTACAACGCTCGCGGGCCGGCCGCTCGGCTGGAGCGTCACCTCGGCGTCCTACGCCTACGTGCCGGGCGCCGCCGGGCTGCGTACGAGCCGGTTGACCTGTGAGCTCACCGCCCGCGCCGACCTCGGACGGCCGGGCGAGGTCGGATTCGCGAACGGGTTCCGGGCCGACCGCATCGGCTGGCACGAGATCACCGCGACCGGCAGGGGCGTACGCCTGGACCACTCGCCGGTGCCGCAGCGCAGTGTCAGCGACGAGCTCCGGCGCTATCCCGGTGACCTGCTCACCTCACCGCTGAACGTCCGCTCGGCCACGCTTCACGCGGCACCGGGGGAGGGCTCGTCGGTACGGAGCCTGCCCGGCCTGCCATCGGCCGGGATCATCTCCCGCGCCCTGAACCGGCTGACGGCCTACTTCAACTCCCTGGTCGGCGCCCGGCATCTGACCGTGCCGGTCGGCCTGCTGGCGCTGCTGCTCGCGGTCGTCCTCGGCGCCTCTCACGCCGCGATGCCCGGGCACGGCAAGACCGTGATGGCCGCCTACATCGCGGGCCGCAGCGGCCGGATCCGCGACGCCGTCACCGTCGGGATGACCGTCACCGTGACGCACACCGGCGGTGTCCTGCTTCTCGGCTTCCTGCTCAGCGTCTCGGCGTCACTGGCCGGCGAGTCACTCCTGTCCTGGCTCGGCGTGGTCAGCGGGCTGCTGGTCATGGCCATCGGTCTGGGCCTGCTGCGGTCCGCCTGGCGTGCCCGGCGCGTCCCCACTGCCTTCGAGGACCACACCACGGATCCCGAACGGGTCGAGCACCTGGTCGCCGCAGGTCACCTACCAGCGCCGAGCGCCGCCCCCCAACCCCACGATCATGCACATGGGCACGGCCACGGCCACGGTCATGGGCACGGCCACGGCCACGGTCATGGGCATGGCCATGGGCACGGGCACACGGCGAGCCGGTCCGACCGGGGCCGCCTGATCGGCCTGGGCGTGTCCGGCGGCCTGGTACCCAGCCCGTCCGCACTTGTGGTCCTGCTCGGCGCCATCGCCCTCGGCCGCACCGTCTTCGGCGTCGCACTGATCATCGGCTACGGAATCGGCATGGCCGCCACACTCACCGCCGCAGGCCTGCTCCTCCTCCGCCTGCGCGGACTCCTCGACCGCCTGCCCGCCGGTCACCGGGCGAGCCGGCTGACCCGATACACCCCGATGCTCACCGCGGTACTCGTCACCGTCGTCGGCGCCGGCCTGGCCCTGCGCGCCATCACCGGCTCCGTCTGA
- a CDS encoding tetratricopeptide repeat protein, with amino-acid sequence MTHWKHLKRRHAAYAASVLTVALVALLVGGIAGRRRAPAPGTPAVTATGAIARYQQTLHDTPGDYRTWADLGAAYVQQARITVDPTYYPKADGALRRSLALDDTENYPAMVGMAALANARHDFAGAVRWGERAKKISPSNPDVFGTLGDAYTQLGDYPAATAAIGRMTALQPGVSSFTRASYELEQHGDVAGARRVLEQALQAAYTPADVAFCRYYLGELALHAGDLGQAAEQYGLARTADPTYVPALEGIAKTEALRGDSGSAVRDFQTVVGRIPQPQYVVEYAELLTSLKRGNEAARQRQVIDGEQRLFAANGVTDDLTASEYAADTGDAAGALAHARAEWARRRSVVVADALAWALHLNGKDTEALTYARQATRLGWRNAVFYQHKAAIEDAVGDTGAARADRATAQRANPHLDPAIPAIGRAT; translated from the coding sequence GTGACCCATTGGAAGCACCTCAAGAGACGTCACGCGGCGTACGCGGCGTCGGTCCTGACCGTCGCGCTGGTCGCGCTGCTGGTGGGCGGCATCGCCGGCCGACGTCGTGCCCCGGCGCCCGGTACGCCGGCGGTCACCGCGACCGGGGCCATCGCGCGTTACCAGCAGACCCTGCACGACACTCCGGGTGACTACCGGACCTGGGCGGACCTGGGTGCCGCCTATGTTCAGCAGGCCCGGATCACCGTCGACCCGACGTACTACCCGAAGGCCGACGGCGCGCTGCGGCGCTCGCTCGCCCTGGACGACACGGAGAACTATCCGGCGATGGTCGGCATGGCCGCTCTGGCCAACGCCCGGCACGACTTCGCCGGTGCCGTCCGCTGGGGTGAGCGGGCCAAGAAGATCAGCCCCTCGAATCCGGACGTGTTCGGCACCCTGGGCGACGCCTACACCCAGCTCGGCGACTACCCGGCGGCCACCGCGGCGATCGGCCGGATGACCGCGCTGCAGCCCGGCGTCTCCTCCTTCACCCGCGCCTCCTACGAGCTGGAGCAGCACGGCGATGTGGCGGGCGCACGCCGGGTCCTGGAGCAGGCGCTGCAGGCCGCCTACACACCTGCGGACGTCGCGTTCTGCCGCTACTACCTCGGCGAGCTCGCCTTGCATGCCGGGGATCTGGGCCAGGCCGCCGAGCAGTACGGCCTCGCGCGTACGGCCGACCCGACGTACGTGCCGGCGCTGGAGGGCATCGCCAAGACCGAGGCGCTCCGCGGCGACTCCGGCTCCGCGGTACGGGACTTCCAGACCGTCGTCGGGCGGATTCCCCAACCGCAGTACGTTGTCGAATACGCCGAACTGCTCACCTCGCTCAAACGCGGCAACGAGGCGGCCCGGCAACGGCAGGTCATCGACGGCGAGCAGAGGCTGTTCGCCGCCAACGGTGTAACCGACGACCTGACCGCGTCGGAGTACGCGGCCGACACCGGCGACGCCGCCGGCGCACTCGCCCACGCGCGCGCCGAATGGGCGCGCCGCCGCAGTGTGGTCGTCGCCGACGCTCTCGCCTGGGCCCTGCATCTGAACGGCAAGGACACCGAGGCCCTCACCTACGCCCGGCAGGCCACCCGGCTCGGCTGGCGCAACGCGGTGTTCTACCAGCACAAGGCCGCCATCGAGGACGCTGTGGGCGACACCGGAGCGGCACGCGCGGACCGTGCCACCGCCCAGCGCGCCAACCCGCACCTCGATCCGGCCATCCCGGCGATCGGCAGGGCGACATGA
- a CDS encoding DUF4331 domain-containing protein, with translation MQKDQGRLRGRRPIILAAATAVAATAGLLGSFGPGTGSASSHREAPLIAGDPQADNTDVYAFTSPDDASTVSLVANWIPFEEPNGGPNFYPFATNTHYNIKIDNDGDGRADIIYRWTFRNEDRRGTSTFLYNNGPVTSLKDATLLFRQHYTLQEVTKHGTKTLVKDAIAAPSDVGKASMPDYGALRRQAVSAVGGGGRTYAGQADDSFFLDLRAFDLLYGANLKETGNDTLKGYNVNTIALQVPKKALALKGDATRNPVVGIWSTTDRKGADVKLGGVQAGGYHQVSRLGNPLVNELVSPAGLKDTFNRLDPSQDHTVKPLVNRVLNPEVPQLIQKIYGVPAPATPRKDLSEIFLSGISKNSGGPIQADLNSQLLNKDVRASRFVPAEELRLNMAVPVTAQPNRLGVLAGDLQGYPNGRRLSDDVVDIGLQALEGAAQTGKLVPALAKGDGVDANESAFGSAFPYLALPHDTSVNQAG, from the coding sequence AGCCACGGCCGTGGCGGCCACCGCCGGTCTGCTGGGCTCTTTCGGTCCAGGCACCGGCAGCGCTTCCAGCCACCGTGAGGCGCCGCTCATCGCCGGCGACCCGCAGGCGGACAACACCGACGTCTACGCGTTCACCAGTCCGGACGACGCGAGCACGGTGTCCCTGGTCGCGAACTGGATCCCGTTCGAGGAGCCCAACGGAGGGCCGAACTTCTATCCGTTCGCGACGAACACGCACTACAACATCAAGATCGACAACGATGGTGACGGCCGGGCAGACATCATCTACCGCTGGACGTTCCGCAACGAGGACCGGCGGGGCACCAGCACGTTCCTGTACAACAACGGACCGGTCACGTCGCTGAAGGACGCGACCTTGCTGTTCCGCCAGCACTACACACTCCAGGAGGTCACCAAGCACGGAACGAAGACCCTGGTCAAAGACGCCATCGCGGCCCCGTCGGACGTCGGCAAGGCGTCGATGCCCGACTACGGGGCCCTGCGCCGCCAGGCCGTGAGCGCGGTCGGCGGAGGCGGCAGGACCTACGCCGGGCAGGCCGATGACTCGTTCTTCCTCGACCTTCGGGCCTTCGACCTGCTGTACGGGGCGAACCTGAAGGAGACCGGGAACGACACCCTCAAGGGCTACAACGTGAACACCATCGCGTTGCAGGTGCCCAAGAAGGCGCTCGCGCTCAAGGGTGACGCCACCCGCAACCCGGTGGTCGGCATCTGGTCCACCACGGACCGCAAGGGCGCCGACGTGAAGCTGGGCGGCGTCCAGGCCGGCGGCTACCACCAGGTGTCCCGCCTGGGGAACCCGCTGGTCAACGAGCTCGTCTCGCCGGCGGGCCTGAAGGACACCTTCAACCGGCTGGACCCGTCGCAGGACCACACGGTCAAGCCCCTGGTGAACCGGGTGCTGAACCCCGAGGTCCCGCAACTGATCCAGAAGATCTACGGGGTGCCCGCTCCGGCGACACCGCGTAAGGACCTGTCGGAGATCTTCCTGTCCGGCATCTCCAAGAACTCCGGCGGCCCGATCCAGGCCGACCTCAACTCCCAGCTGCTCAACAAGGACGTACGGGCCTCACGGTTCGTACCCGCCGAGGAGCTGCGGTTGAACATGGCCGTCCCAGTGACCGCTCAGCCGAACCGGCTCGGCGTACTCGCCGGGGACCTGCAGGGCTACCCGAACGGCCGGCGTCTCAGTGACGACGTCGTCGACATCGGACTGCAGGCGCTCGAGGGCGCGGCACAGACCGGCAAGCTCGTGCCCGCGCTGGCCAAGGGAGACGGGGTGGACGCCAACGAGTCGGCGTTCGGCTCCGCGTTCCCCTACCTCGCGCTGCCGCACGACACCTCGGTCAACCAGGCCGGATGA